One Bradyrhizobium sp. CCGB12 genomic window carries:
- a CDS encoding sensor histidine kinase — protein sequence MSLLKFDLPVPTPALFASFLALDQAILDALPIGVYACDVEGRIVRVNHRAVQLWGRAPKLLDPAQRFCGSFRFESLEGDFIPPDATPMAHAVQTGQSFEGVEAVVHNPDGRRWVARINVGPLRDDDGAVVGGINCFQDVTQEHEMRVALERQQRTFDLAMIASKMGTWRYTMADNICIYDHNAQRLYGLTEARFLHDKDGVEAKFHPDDMDLMWARVAKALDPASDGRYDVEYRVKQLDGSWRWLSAWGLVEFEGEGVERKPVAIAGASRDLSELKQAEELQRLLTNELNHRVKNTLATVQSIVNQTLRGAADVEMARKTVNARLLALAGAHDLLTARAWVGADLSDLVARAIAPFPVSQIVLRGPSLVVLPTQALALSLALHELATNAAKYGALSSPEGRVEICWDARDDEVDLSWRESGGPLVAPPSRRGFGSRLIEHASRDLAGRFRLEFDPAGVRCWISASLAKSDEGAETVA from the coding sequence ATGTCCCTCCTGAAATTCGACCTCCCGGTCCCGACGCCGGCGCTGTTCGCTTCGTTTTTGGCGCTCGACCAGGCCATACTCGATGCGCTTCCGATCGGCGTCTACGCGTGCGACGTCGAGGGGCGGATCGTTCGTGTCAATCATCGGGCGGTCCAGCTCTGGGGCAGGGCGCCGAAGCTGCTCGATCCCGCGCAGAGATTCTGCGGTTCATTTCGGTTCGAAAGCCTGGAAGGCGATTTCATCCCGCCCGACGCCACGCCGATGGCGCATGCCGTGCAGACCGGCCAAAGCTTTGAGGGCGTGGAGGCGGTCGTCCACAATCCCGACGGACGACGATGGGTGGCGCGCATCAATGTCGGCCCTCTGCGCGACGACGACGGCGCGGTGGTGGGCGGCATCAATTGTTTCCAGGACGTCACCCAGGAACACGAGATGCGGGTTGCGCTCGAGCGGCAGCAGCGCACCTTCGACCTCGCCATGATCGCCTCCAAGATGGGGACGTGGCGTTACACCATGGCCGACAACATCTGCATCTATGATCACAACGCCCAGCGGCTCTATGGCCTGACCGAGGCACGCTTTCTCCACGACAAGGACGGCGTCGAGGCCAAGTTTCACCCTGACGACATGGACCTGATGTGGGCGCGCGTTGCCAAGGCGCTCGATCCCGCGAGTGATGGCCGCTACGATGTCGAGTATCGCGTCAAGCAGCTCGATGGCAGTTGGCGGTGGCTGAGCGCCTGGGGCCTCGTGGAGTTCGAAGGTGAGGGTGTCGAGCGCAAGCCGGTCGCGATCGCCGGCGCGAGCCGGGATCTCTCCGAACTGAAGCAGGCGGAGGAGCTGCAGCGCCTGCTCACCAATGAGCTCAACCATCGGGTGAAGAATACGCTTGCCACGGTGCAGTCGATCGTCAATCAGACGCTTCGCGGCGCGGCCGATGTCGAGATGGCGCGCAAGACGGTCAATGCGCGCTTGCTTGCCCTGGCCGGAGCGCATGATCTCCTGACCGCGCGGGCCTGGGTGGGCGCCGATCTGTCGGATCTCGTGGCACGCGCCATCGCGCCATTCCCGGTGAGCCAGATCGTGCTCCGCGGTCCTTCGCTGGTCGTGCTGCCGACACAGGCGCTGGCGCTCTCGCTGGCCCTGCACGAGCTTGCCACCAATGCGGCGAAGTACGGCGCATTGTCCAGCCCGGAGGGCCGGGTCGAGATCTGCTGGGACGCGCGCGATGACGAGGTCGATCTCAGCTGGCGCGAAAGCGGCGGCCCGCTCGTTGCTCCGCCGAGCCGCCGTGGCTTCGGCAGCCGCCTCATCGAGCATGCAAGCCGCGACCTCGCCGGGCGCTTCCGCCTGGAATTCGATCCGGCCGGCGTTCGCTGCTGGATATCGGCTTCCCTCGCCAAAAGCGACGAGGGGGCGGAGACGGTCGCCTGA
- a CDS encoding alpha/beta fold hydrolase has protein sequence MKRVFAILAFLCVLGVGEYFVVSRFAIRHETLTLFDASRQRPISVEVAVRRDYETKANLGLWKLPLAIISNGNTVKATEYSFLANVLAARGYLVASIQQDLPSDPPLMTHVGEQYVGRHQVYIRCEANILFALGELKRRQENVDYDHITLVGHSNGGDVSMYVAHQHPELVSKVITLDNLRVPFVLSDNLKILSFRSKDPHFQTDPGVLPTPEEAKARGIDIINTGAQHTEMSDRGPDAVKEKIQATLDRFLRDSASSALAPADTKSPMIMNPGDY, from the coding sequence ATGAAGAGGGTGTTTGCAATCCTGGCGTTTCTCTGTGTCCTCGGCGTCGGCGAATACTTCGTTGTCAGCCGGTTCGCGATCCGCCATGAGACTTTGACTCTGTTCGACGCTTCGCGCCAACGGCCGATCTCGGTCGAGGTCGCGGTGCGCCGCGACTACGAGACCAAGGCCAATCTTGGCCTCTGGAAGCTGCCGCTCGCCATCATCAGCAACGGCAACACGGTCAAGGCTACGGAATATTCCTTCCTCGCCAACGTGCTCGCTGCACGCGGCTATCTGGTTGCCAGCATCCAACAGGACCTGCCGAGCGATCCGCCACTGATGACCCATGTCGGCGAGCAATATGTCGGCCGCCATCAAGTCTATATCCGATGCGAGGCCAACATTCTCTTTGCGCTGGGCGAACTGAAGAGGCGGCAGGAGAACGTCGATTACGACCACATCACCCTCGTTGGCCATTCCAACGGCGGCGATGTCTCGATGTATGTGGCCCATCAGCACCCGGAGCTGGTGTCGAAGGTGATCACGCTCGACAATCTGCGGGTGCCGTTCGTGCTCAGCGATAACTTGAAGATCCTGTCGTTCCGCTCGAAGGACCCACATTTCCAGACCGACCCGGGCGTGCTGCCGACGCCGGAGGAGGCGAAGGCACGCGGTATCGACATCATCAATACCGGCGCGCAGCACACCGAGATGAGCGATCGCGGCCCCGACGCGGTCAAGGAGAAGATCCAGGCGACGCTCGACCGCTTCCTGCGTGACAGCGCCAGCAGCGCGCTCGCGCCGGCCGATACGAAAAGCCCGATGATCATGAACCCCGGTGACTATTAG
- a CDS encoding mandelate racemase/muconate lactonizing enzyme family protein, with protein sequence MTKSSKTTSLEILACDAGWRNYHFVKLTTEDGIVGWSEFDEGFGSPGVGAAIQRLSARVIGQNVFQHERIYAELFAATRPAAGGVVAQALGAIENALLDAKAKCLGVPCYELLGGKIRDRVRVYWSHCATWRINHPSWYKPPIDSLDGVKAMGREVREKKFTALKTNIFSYDDGKPTGWRPGFGSPFAPEINVDRKILRDLRTHLEAIRDGAGPDVDILLDCNFNAKTEGYLKILRTIADLDMFWIEIDSFNPEALGYLRRQSPHPISSCETLLGLREFLPYFHQQAMDVAIIDTPWNGVWQSMKIATAAEAFEVNVAPHNFYGHLCSMMNAHFCAAVPNLRIMEIDIDRLAWDHELFTHAPEIQNGHLVVPDRPGWGTEPNEEALRAYPPKASGGLLSYGRKS encoded by the coding sequence ATGACCAAATCATCAAAAACAACAAGTCTCGAAATCCTCGCCTGCGATGCGGGCTGGCGAAACTATCATTTCGTCAAGCTGACGACGGAGGACGGCATCGTCGGCTGGAGCGAGTTCGACGAGGGGTTCGGCTCGCCCGGCGTCGGCGCCGCGATCCAGCGTCTATCCGCCCGCGTCATCGGCCAGAACGTTTTCCAGCACGAACGCATCTACGCCGAGCTGTTCGCAGCGACGCGGCCCGCTGCCGGCGGCGTTGTGGCGCAGGCGCTCGGCGCGATCGAGAATGCACTGCTCGACGCCAAGGCAAAGTGTCTCGGTGTGCCCTGCTATGAACTGCTCGGCGGCAAGATTCGCGATCGCGTCAGGGTCTACTGGTCGCATTGCGCGACGTGGCGGATCAATCATCCCTCCTGGTACAAGCCGCCGATCGACAGCCTCGACGGCGTCAAGGCGATGGGCCGCGAGGTACGCGAGAAGAAGTTCACCGCGCTCAAGACCAACATCTTCTCCTACGACGACGGCAAGCCGACCGGCTGGCGACCGGGCTTCGGCTCGCCTTTCGCGCCCGAGATCAACGTCGATCGCAAGATCCTCCGTGACTTGCGCACGCATCTGGAAGCGATCCGTGACGGCGCCGGCCCCGACGTCGACATCCTCCTTGACTGCAATTTCAACGCCAAGACCGAAGGCTATCTGAAGATCCTGCGCACCATCGCTGACCTCGACATGTTCTGGATCGAGATCGACAGCTTCAATCCGGAAGCGCTGGGCTATCTCCGCCGGCAGAGCCCGCATCCGATCTCGTCCTGCGAGACGCTATTGGGCCTGCGCGAATTCCTGCCCTACTTCCACCAGCAAGCAATGGACGTGGCGATCATCGACACGCCCTGGAACGGCGTCTGGCAGTCGATGAAGATCGCCACCGCCGCCGAGGCGTTCGAGGTCAACGTCGCGCCGCATAATTTTTACGGCCATCTCTGCTCGATGATGAACGCTCATTTCTGCGCCGCTGTGCCGAACCTGCGCATCATGGAGATCGATATCGACCGTCTCGCTTGGGACCACGAGCTCTTCACGCACGCGCCGGAGATCCAGAATGGTCATCTGGTCGTCCCTGATCGCCCGGGCTGGGGCACCGAACCAAATGAGGAGGCATTGCGCGCGTATCCACCGAAGGCCAGCGGCGGATTGCTCAGCTACGGTCGCAAGAGCTGA
- a CDS encoding S24 family peptidase, with protein sequence MLDVAMIERGLEKTGKSKGGLAAAMGVRPGAVSEILGGERLVKASEIIPIMEYLELNLAPIMGRVGAGAVIEPDYEQVPPEGLGDIALPFPIMEETIAFEIVGDSMLPKYESGDVIVVYKDQRHPLSSFYGEEAVVRLKTGERYLKTIERGKSPSVVNLNSFNAKPIVGVKLDWVGEICLSMPKGQLERLRAKSARPRKKSK encoded by the coding sequence ATGTTGGACGTTGCAATGATCGAGCGGGGCCTGGAAAAGACGGGCAAGAGCAAGGGCGGCCTGGCGGCGGCCATGGGCGTGCGGCCCGGTGCGGTCTCGGAGATTCTGGGCGGCGAGCGCCTCGTGAAGGCCTCGGAGATCATTCCGATCATGGAATATCTCGAGCTCAATCTCGCGCCGATCATGGGCCGCGTCGGCGCCGGTGCGGTGATCGAACCGGACTATGAGCAGGTTCCGCCGGAGGGGCTCGGCGACATCGCGCTGCCCTTCCCCATCATGGAAGAGACGATTGCATTCGAGATCGTGGGAGATTCGATGCTGCCCAAATACGAGAGCGGCGACGTGATCGTGGTCTACAAGGACCAGCGTCATCCGCTGTCGAGCTTCTACGGCGAAGAGGCCGTGGTCCGGCTCAAGACCGGCGAGCGCTATTTGAAGACCATCGAACGCGGGAAAAGCCCGTCCGTCGTTAATCTCAACAGCTTCAACGCCAAGCCAATCGTCGGCGTGAAGCTCGACTGGGTCGGAGAGATCTGTCTCTCCATGCCCAAGGGACAGCTCGAGCGGCTGCGCGCCAAGTCGGCCCGCCCCCGCAAGAAGAGCAAGTAG
- a CDS encoding quinone oxidoreductase: protein MTHAIRFHKPGGPEVLVWEEVNVGKPGPGEARIRHTAVGLNFVDIYNRSGLYPAQLPSGLGSEAAGVIEEVGPGVTDLKPGDRVAYGASPLGAYSEARLIPADRLLKLPDGVDDKTAAAMMLKGLTTQYLIRQTYRVKAGDTILLHAAAGGVGLILSQWAKHLGATVIGTVSNDEKAKLAKAHGCDHVIIYTREDFVKRVDEITGGKKVPVVYDSVGKDTFLKSLDCLAPLGVVALFGQSSGAVEPFNLGLLAQKGSLYVTRPTLFTYAAKRESLVAMAGELFDVVKSGAVKIEVHQTYPLKDAAKAHADLAARKTTGSTVLMV from the coding sequence ATGACGCACGCCATTCGTTTTCACAAGCCCGGCGGCCCGGAAGTTCTGGTTTGGGAGGAGGTCAACGTCGGCAAGCCCGGCCCGGGCGAGGCACGCATCCGCCACACTGCCGTCGGCCTCAATTTCGTCGACATCTACAACCGCTCGGGTCTGTATCCGGCGCAACTGCCGAGCGGGCTCGGCAGCGAGGCGGCCGGCGTGATCGAGGAGGTCGGCCCAGGTGTCACCGATCTGAAGCCGGGCGATCGCGTCGCCTACGGCGCTTCGCCGCTCGGCGCTTATTCCGAAGCCCGGCTGATCCCCGCCGATCGCTTGTTGAAACTGCCTGACGGCGTCGACGACAAGACCGCAGCGGCGATGATGCTCAAGGGGCTGACGACGCAGTACCTGATCCGGCAGACTTATCGGGTAAAAGCCGGGGACACCATCCTGCTGCATGCCGCGGCCGGCGGCGTCGGTCTGATCCTGAGCCAATGGGCCAAGCATCTCGGCGCAACCGTGATCGGCACCGTCAGCAACGACGAGAAGGCCAAGCTCGCCAAAGCGCATGGCTGCGACCACGTCATCATCTACACGCGCGAGGATTTCGTGAAGCGCGTCGACGAGATCACCGGCGGCAAGAAGGTGCCGGTCGTTTATGATTCCGTCGGCAAGGACACGTTCCTGAAATCGCTGGATTGCCTCGCGCCGCTCGGCGTTGTCGCGCTGTTCGGCCAGTCCTCGGGTGCGGTGGAGCCGTTCAATCTCGGCCTGCTGGCGCAAAAAGGCTCGCTCTACGTCACCCGGCCGACGCTATTCACCTACGCTGCCAAGCGTGAAAGTTTGGTCGCGATGGCAGGCGAGCTGTTCGACGTCGTCAAGTCCGGCGCAGTCAAGATCGAGGTGCACCAAACCTATCCACTGAAGGATGCCGCCAAGGCGCATGCCGATCTCGCCGCGCGCAAGACCACGGGGTCGACCGTGCTTATGGTGTGA
- a CDS encoding AAA family ATPase: MADQKASTSIEAVESGLAAQGYIASRQIATAVYLSQQIEKPILVEGPAGVGKTELAKAIAAWRGMKMIRLQCYEGLDEAKALYEWKYAKQLLYTQILKDKLGEVLGGAQTLHAALDQLHDFGDVFFSKEFVEPRPLLQALEQPGGCVLLIDEIDKSDAEFESLLLEILSDFQVTIPELGTVSAITPPTVILTSNSERDLGDALKRRCLHLHIGFPEQRLEERIVESRVPGISQTLRRQMVGFIHEIRSLDLKKLPSVSETIDWARVLVLLQAAELDTEIVKDTLNVLLKYEADIEAASPQVTTFIAKAARSNVFG, translated from the coding sequence GTGGCTGATCAGAAGGCCTCGACGTCGATCGAGGCAGTGGAGAGCGGCCTCGCCGCACAAGGCTATATCGCGAGCCGGCAGATCGCGACCGCCGTCTATTTGTCGCAGCAGATCGAGAAGCCGATCCTGGTCGAGGGTCCCGCGGGCGTCGGCAAGACCGAGCTTGCCAAGGCCATTGCCGCTTGGCGCGGCATGAAGATGATCCGCCTGCAATGCTACGAAGGCCTCGACGAGGCCAAGGCACTCTATGAGTGGAAATACGCCAAGCAGCTTCTCTACACCCAGATCCTGAAGGACAAGCTCGGCGAAGTGCTCGGCGGCGCGCAGACGCTGCATGCCGCGCTCGACCAGCTCCACGATTTCGGTGACGTGTTCTTCTCCAAGGAATTCGTCGAGCCGCGTCCCCTGCTCCAGGCGCTGGAGCAGCCCGGCGGCTGCGTGCTCCTGATCGACGAGATCGATAAGTCGGATGCGGAATTCGAGTCGCTTCTGTTGGAAATCCTGTCCGACTTCCAGGTCACGATCCCCGAGCTCGGCACCGTCTCCGCGATCACGCCGCCGACGGTGATCCTCACCTCCAACAGCGAGCGCGATCTTGGCGACGCCCTGAAGCGGCGCTGCCTGCATCTGCACATCGGCTTTCCCGAGCAGAGGCTGGAGGAACGCATCGTCGAGAGCCGCGTGCCCGGCATCTCGCAGACGCTGCGCCGGCAGATGGTCGGTTTCATCCACGAGATCCGCTCGCTCGATCTGAAGAAGCTGCCCTCGGTCAGCGAGACCATCGATTGGGCGCGCGTACTGGTGCTGCTTCAGGCTGCGGAGCTCGATACCGAGATCGTCAAAGACACGCTCAACGTGCTCCTGAAATACGAAGCCGACATCGAGGCAGCATCGCCGCAGGTTACGACCTTCATTGCCAAGGCGGCACGGTCCAACGTCTTCGGTTGA
- a CDS encoding phasin, with translation MIEPKLEVPAELRDLAEKTIDQAEKAFGMFFEAATKSMSSVPGAGTDVSKQALAFTEQNMKSAFEHARKLVHATDLQEAMRIQSDFLRSQFTSAGDHMRQMSGSFMQPGKGKS, from the coding sequence ATGATCGAACCGAAACTTGAAGTTCCGGCCGAACTGCGCGACTTGGCCGAGAAGACGATTGACCAGGCGGAAAAGGCCTTCGGCATGTTTTTCGAAGCCGCCACCAAATCGATGTCGTCCGTTCCGGGCGCCGGGACGGACGTGTCGAAGCAGGCGCTCGCTTTCACCGAGCAGAACATGAAATCGGCGTTCGAGCACGCTCGCAAGCTCGTTCACGCCACAGATCTTCAGGAAGCGATGCGAATTCAGTCCGACTTCCTGCGCAGTCAGTTTACCAGCGCCGGGGACCACATGCGCCAGATGAGCGGCAGTTTCATGCAACCGGGCAAGGGCAAATCCTGA
- the rocF gene encoding arginase, with protein sequence MTDRIVTDRTRRIALLGAPIDMGASQRGTLMGPAALRTAGLATVLESLDFEVVDYGDLSVAEVRDLADSAPEKANHYREIQRWTRLLSRRGHEIAETGALPIFLGGDHTLSMGSVNAMARHWQERGRELFVLWLDAHADYNTPETTITANMHGMSAAFLCGEPGLDGLLGDDPRASIAPDRLDLFGARSIDKLEKELMRARRIRVVDMRQIDEFGVAVLIRRVIERVKASNGVLHVSFDVDFLDPCVAPGVGTTVPGGATYREAHLIMELLHDSGVVGSVDVVELNPFLDERGRTARTAVELIGSLFGQQITDRPTPSNAIAPGE encoded by the coding sequence GTGACCGATCGAATCGTGACGGATCGAACCCGGCGCATCGCCTTGCTCGGCGCTCCCATCGACATGGGCGCTTCGCAGCGCGGCACCTTGATGGGCCCGGCGGCGCTGCGCACGGCAGGCCTCGCGACCGTGCTGGAGAGCCTCGATTTCGAGGTCGTCGACTATGGCGATCTTTCCGTGGCCGAGGTCCGGGACCTCGCTGACAGCGCGCCCGAGAAGGCCAATCACTACCGCGAAATCCAGCGCTGGACGCGTTTGTTGAGCCGCAGAGGCCATGAGATCGCGGAAACCGGCGCGCTGCCGATCTTCCTCGGCGGCGATCACACGCTGTCGATGGGCTCGGTCAACGCAATGGCACGCCATTGGCAGGAGCGCGGCCGCGAGCTGTTCGTGCTTTGGCTTGATGCGCATGCCGACTACAACACGCCGGAAACGACGATCACGGCCAATATGCATGGCATGTCGGCCGCGTTCCTGTGCGGCGAGCCCGGCCTCGACGGTCTGTTGGGTGATGATCCGCGCGCCTCGATCGCTCCTGATAGGCTCGATCTGTTCGGCGCGCGGTCGATCGACAAGCTCGAAAAGGAATTGATGCGGGCGCGTCGGATCAGGGTTGTCGACATGCGCCAGATCGACGAATTCGGCGTCGCTGTCTTGATCCGGCGCGTCATCGAGCGGGTCAAGGCAAGCAATGGCGTGTTGCATGTCAGCTTCGATGTCGATTTTCTCGACCCGTGCGTGGCGCCGGGCGTGGGCACCACGGTGCCGGGTGGGGCGACCTATCGCGAGGCGCATCTGATCATGGAGCTGTTGCACGATTCCGGCGTGGTCGGGTCGGTCGATGTCGTCGAGCTCAATCCGTTCCTGGACGAGCGCGGCCGCACCGCGCGTACGGCTGTCGAGCTGATCGGCAGCCTGTTCGGTCAGCAGATCACCGACCGGCCTACGCCGAGCAATGCTATCGCACCGGGCGAGTGA
- a CDS encoding GcrA family cell cycle regulator — protein MEPGHWPSEHSDALRDYFLRGMTYAAIGREINARFGTAYTRNAVAGRAKRLGLAALTRMTSPPIAPSMPGEACLLSPYRPTLPNLNLPPKSAMRRAAPVKLRCVGVRPRLIPLLELARSDCRYPYGGDKDGEAIAFCGHPRQQGSSYCAPHARLTRPCGLASARNVGPVVLRLVSAG, from the coding sequence ATGGAACCGGGCCATTGGCCGTCGGAGCACTCCGACGCGCTTCGCGACTATTTTCTCAGAGGAATGACTTATGCAGCGATCGGAAGGGAGATTAACGCAAGGTTTGGAACGGCTTACACGCGCAACGCGGTGGCTGGCCGCGCCAAGCGGCTGGGGCTTGCCGCATTGACGCGGATGACGAGCCCGCCGATCGCGCCGTCCATGCCGGGGGAGGCCTGTCTGCTTTCGCCGTACCGTCCGACGTTACCGAACCTGAACCTGCCGCCAAAGTCCGCGATGAGGCGGGCGGCACCGGTCAAGTTGCGCTGCGTCGGCGTCCGGCCGCGCCTGATCCCGCTGCTCGAACTCGCGCGCAGCGACTGTCGCTATCCCTATGGCGGCGACAAGGACGGGGAGGCGATCGCGTTCTGCGGTCATCCGCGTCAGCAAGGCTCCAGCTATTGCGCGCCGCATGCGCGCTTGACGCGGCCATGCGGGCTTGCGTCTGCCCGTAACGTCGGTCCCGTCGTCCTGCGGCTGGTCTCGGCCGGCTGA
- a CDS encoding NRAMP family divalent metal transporter, which translates to MLKRLGPGLITGAADDDPSGIATYSQAGAQFGFGLLWTVFLTTPFMIAIQLVSARIGRVTGKGLAANIMQLAPRWAVLALVSMLVAANTFNIAADIAAMAEALGLVIGGLHHEHALIFAAGSTLLQVFLPYRRYSPVLKFLTLALFAYVATAFTVEIPWSTALLAAVWPKANVSADYFMMVVAMLGTTISPYLFFWQASQEVEEMNQGKRDKPLRDLPSGGDPELARIRIETISGMLLSNGIAFFIILTTASVLNANGVTKINSATEAAEALRPLAGDFTFALFALGIIGTGLLAIPVLAGSAAYGVAEIFGWRATLEAKPEKAVGFYTIIAAATIIGFGLGFTGIDSIHMLVWSAVLNGIVAVPIMAMMMLIVSSWAIMGRFRARSWLIALGWLGTALMALAVLALLGSSVIG; encoded by the coding sequence CTGTTGAAGCGGCTGGGGCCGGGCCTGATCACCGGGGCGGCCGACGACGATCCATCAGGCATCGCCACCTATTCGCAAGCCGGCGCGCAATTCGGCTTCGGGCTGCTCTGGACGGTGTTTCTGACCACGCCGTTCATGATCGCGATCCAACTCGTGAGCGCGCGGATCGGCCGGGTCACCGGCAAGGGGCTCGCCGCCAACATCATGCAGCTTGCGCCGCGCTGGGCCGTGCTCGCGCTCGTGTCCATGCTCGTCGCGGCGAACACGTTCAACATCGCGGCCGACATCGCCGCAATGGCGGAGGCGCTCGGGCTCGTGATCGGCGGGCTCCATCACGAACACGCGCTGATCTTCGCGGCCGGCTCGACCCTGCTCCAGGTCTTCCTGCCCTATCGCCGCTATTCGCCGGTGCTGAAATTTCTCACGCTGGCGCTGTTCGCCTATGTCGCGACCGCCTTCACCGTCGAGATCCCGTGGAGCACGGCGCTGCTGGCCGCGGTGTGGCCCAAGGCGAATGTCAGCGCCGACTATTTCATGATGGTTGTCGCCATGCTCGGCACCACAATCAGCCCTTACCTGTTCTTCTGGCAGGCCTCGCAGGAAGTCGAGGAGATGAACCAGGGCAAGCGCGACAAGCCGCTGCGCGATCTGCCGAGCGGCGGCGATCCGGAACTGGCGCGCATCAGGATCGAGACCATCTCCGGCATGTTGCTATCCAACGGCATCGCCTTCTTCATCATCCTGACCACCGCTTCGGTGCTGAATGCCAACGGGGTGACCAAGATCAATTCGGCGACGGAAGCCGCCGAAGCGCTGCGGCCGCTCGCCGGCGACTTCACCTTCGCGCTGTTCGCGCTCGGCATCATCGGCACGGGCCTCTTGGCGATCCCGGTGCTGGCGGGCTCGGCGGCTTACGGCGTCGCCGAGATCTTCGGCTGGCGTGCCACGCTCGAGGCGAAGCCCGAGAAGGCGGTCGGCTTCTATACCATCATCGCCGCCGCAACCATCATCGGCTTTGGCCTCGGCTTCACCGGGATCGATTCGATTCACATGCTGGTGTGGAGCGCCGTGCTCAACGGAATCGTCGCCGTCCCCATCATGGCGATGATGATGCTGATCGTCTCGAGCTGGGCGATCATGGGTCGCTTCAGGGCCCGTTCATGGCTGATCGCGCTGGGCTGGCTCGGCACCGCGCTGATGGCGCTGGCCGTCCTCGCCCTGCTCGGCTCGTCCGTGATCGGCTGA